One genomic window of Coffea eugenioides isolate CCC68of chromosome 1, Ceug_1.0, whole genome shotgun sequence includes the following:
- the LOC113772259 gene encoding putative late blight resistance protein homolog R1A-3, with translation MASDIIATVLRDLELLVKDFGVEYFRVLDLKAELRLLRTLFWCAREWNYDLYSKPGNNNNLASFLTSLEPAVEEKILDLYNDCLSEERFRELGLNSHLIGLKQEQFFPLEQGTYSYGRSYMGEERFSYDQGFMGMGSNASFNLLKGKDKYSYGVGGEEVWTFDWESKFDHKVGEIRTTCIYNSKQEISRSYINLLDYYNSLQNHSSWGPKIMEFIDFLLVNIEDVQTWVRVDDQDVRDLLEALKEKVAFLKNFIRFAEWRGFEYGQLEVLFMRLQVVAIDAAARVFHMWAFYPYDYKEARDNKMRLIFSELLQKMEAVDPQIRETYIQVLLSGSPHARTLEIEEHILGDFVDSLLYRIWEGLTHSITCVVSLEDQMPILYEGLRFLRTILKKYFEKLPNKVKDLIRAAVSEAGIVICSLFVQGLKEGLAKEMDSALVNLLGKIKLIKVVTSALIFPKTDELGFMNFFLQNLKDLPSCKVDSNVFASNEIQTVLDDLISLRSLLENNLEERNQDEKLQALSRHAVEVAYKAQLMIQSLVVGNDPDYSPMIFGPLTEEINFIKMEAMKIGDNRCSLPSQKPIRFSDSLPSQGRTPAINKAVVSLNDEAKKIIDQLVRGSKQLDIISVVGMPGLGKTTLARSVFNDPSVTCTFHSHAWCIVSQVYTKKDLVLQILGWIVPELSDQYLNKSEVDLEEELKRRLMKNKYLIVLDDVWDADAWSGLERSLPNDANGTRILLTSRHPEVAKKINPNREPHPLRQLTDDESWELLQKRLSCRDSYDEKLGREIAKNCKGLPLTVVIVAGTLSNSGQDGWEEIAGRLSLNTLSITEQCMDIIKLSYRNLPDYLKPSFLYFGAFPVGREIPFGKLMRLWIADGFVQKSDGKSLEDVAGDYINDLIGRSLVMISKERSLGGIKACRVHDLLHEFCVVTAKKEKFLSLVSGYDELLTFNGQCNQQRLCVYSLQEHFERSRIFCPSVRSILFFPLDNAYGPKHCRLLFNLCIFKLLNVLNLEQIHLGFCFPSETLLLVELRYLAAQGEFDSIPSSISNLSNLETLLVKSHTTAVLPDTIWNMQKLGHLHGDFSLLGSSLATENLEMSSALHNLDTFSVLRLSSGQSIEKILRKLPNIRRLKCRLLESGKSTGDCNRTVAVQFLSRLQSLHLSSSFGRVKYHSELHFPSNLKKLSLSYLHSSIIPELRDLSNLEVLKLLSIHCEENTWDMEEEWELPKLRFLKLGSLDIVRWTSTGDHFPRLEKLVLQQCRKLEEIPSCLEVIEPLEIIEVRHCPVLDKSLLWKIEEEQKSSGNYDFKIFIFQ, from the coding sequence ATGGCCTCTGATATCATAGCTACAGTCTTGCGTGATCTAGAGTTGCTGGTGAAAGATTTTGGTGTAGAATATTTCAGGGTGTTGGACCTGAAGGCGGAGTTGAGACTTCTGAGGACCCTCTTTTGGTGTGCAAGAGAGTGGAACTACGATCTGTATTCCAAACCTGGTAACAACAATAATCTGGCATCTTTCTTGACTAGCCTTGAACCTGCAGTAGAGGAAAAGATTCTGGACTTGTATAATGATTGTCTTAGTGAAGAAAGATTCCGCGAACTGGGTTTGAATTCCCATTTGATCGGCCTGAAACAGGAACAGTTCTTCCCCTTGGAACAGGGAACGTACTCGTATGGTCGTTCTTATATGGGAGAAGAACGATTCAGCTATGATCAGGGTTTCATGGGGATGGGCAGCAATGCCTCTTTCAATCTCTTGAAGGGAAAAGATAAGTACTCTTATGGTGTCGGAGGAGAGGAGGTCTGGACTTTCGATTGGGAGTCCAAGTTTGATCACAAGGTTGGCGAAATAAGAACCACTTGCATCTACAATTCGAAGCAAGAAATCAGCCGATCCTATATCAATTTGTTGGATTACTACAATTCATTGCAAAACCATTCCAGCTGGGGCCCAAAAATTATGGAATTCATCGACTTCCTGCTAGTGAATATAGAGGATGTCCAAACTTGGGTAAGAGTTGATGATCAAGATGTGCGAGATTTACTCGAAGCCCTCAAAGAGAAGGTGGCTTTCTTGAAGAACTTCATTCGCTTTGCAGAATGGCGAGGCTTTGAGTATGGGCAGTTGGAAGTTCTCTTCATGCGTTTACAAGTTGTGGCTATCGATGCAGCAGCAAGAGTCTTCCACATGTGGGCATTTTACCCATATGATTATAAAGAAGCACGGGATAATAAAATGCGGTTGATCTTTTCTGAGCTGCTACAAAAGATGGAGGCTGTTGATCCACAAATCCGTGAGACATACATCCAAGTCTTGCTATCTGGATCGCCACATGCTCGGACATTGGAGATAGAAGAGCATATACTAGGGGATTTTGTTGATTCTCTCCTATATCGGATTTGGGAAGGACTGACGCACAGTATTACTTGTGTGGTTTCTTTGGAGGATCAAATGCCAATTCTCTATGAGGGGCTCAGATTCTTGAGAACCATTCTCAAGAAGTACTTTGAGAAGTTGCCTAACAAAGTTAAGGATCTCATTCGAGCTGCTGTCAGTGAGGCAGGGATCGTAATTTGCTCACTATTTGTGCAAGGATTGAAAGAAGGCTTGGCCAAGGAAATGGATTCTGCACTTGTCAACCTGCTGGGAAAGATTAAGCTTATCAAGGTAGTAACATCAGCACTTATCTTTCCTAAGACTGATGAGCTTGGCTTTATGAACTTTTTTCTACAAAATCTCAAAGATTTGCCAAGTTGTAAGGTTGATTCAAATGTTTTTGCAAGCAATGAAATTCAGACAGTACTAGATGATCTTATATCCTTGAGATCCTTGTTGGAGAATAATCTGGAAGAACGTAATCAGGATGAAAAGCTTCAAGCTCTTTCCCGTCATGCTGTAGAGGTGGCGTACAAAGCACAACTTATGATTCAATCCTTAGTGGTCGGAAATGATCCTGATTATTCTCCAATGATATTTGGTCCACTCACAGaagaaattaattttattaaGATGGAGGCCATGAAGATTGGTGACAATAGGTGTAGCTTGCCATCCCAAAAACCTATCAGGTTTTCCGATTCTTTGCCATCACAGGGTAGAACACCAGCAATCAACAAAGCTGTGGTGAGTTTGAATGACGAGGCAAAGAAGATAATTGATCAACTTGTAAGAGGATCAAAACAGCTGGATATCATTTCTGTTGTAGGTATGCCAGGACTAGGTAAGACTACTTTGGCCAGAAGTGTTTTTAATGATCCTTCAGTTACATGCACATTTCATAGTCATGCATGGTGCATTGTTTCTCAAGTATATACAAAGAAAGATTTGGTTCTTCAGATTTTGGGATGGATTGTTCCTGAACTTTCTGATCAATATCTGAACAAGAGTGAAGTCGATTTGGAGGAAGAGCTCAAAAGGCGTTTAATGAAAAATAAGTATCTCATTGTTTTGGATGATGTCTGGGATGCTGACGCATGGAGTGGGTTGGAAAGATCGCTGCCCAATGATGCCAATGGAACCAGGATCCTCTTAACAAGTAGACATCCTGAAGTAGCCAAAAAAATTAATCCTAACCGTGAGCCTCACCCCCTTCGCCAACTCACTGATGATGAGAGCTGGGAACTGTTACAAAAGAGGCTATCTTGCAGGGATAGCTATGATGAGAAACTAGGGAGGGAAATAGCAAAAAATTGTAAGGGATTACCCCTCACAGTAGTCATTGTAGCTGGAACTCTTTCGAATTCAGGGCAGGATGGTTGGGAAGAGATTGCAGGAAGGCTAAGCTTAAATACTCTTTCTATCACAGAACAGTGCATGGACATAATAAAGTTGAGTTACAGAAACCTACCTGATTATCTGAAACCATCCTTTCTTTACTTTGGTGCATTTCCAGTAGGCCGGGAGATTCCTTTTGGGAAGCTGATGAGATTATGGATTGCCGATGGATTTGTTCAAAAAAGTGATGGAAAGAGCTTAGAAGATGTGGCCGGGGACTACATCAATGATCTGATTGGCAGAAGCTTGGTTATGATCTCCAAAGAAAGATCCTTAGGAGGCATTAAAGCCTGTCGTGTTCATGATCTGTTGCATGAGTTTTGTGTGGTAACAGCCAAAAAGGAGAAATTTTTGTCTTTGGTAAGTGGGTATGACGAGCTTCTCACCTTCAATGGGCAGTGTAATCAGCAACGGTTGTGCGTGTATTCTCTCCAAGAACATTTTGAGAGGTCAAGAATATTTTGTCCCAGTGTACGTTCTATACTATTCTTTCCTCTTGATAATGCATATGGACCGAAGCATTGTCGTCTCTTATTCAATCTGTGCATCTTCAAACTTCTTAATGTGTTGAATTTGGAGCAAATCCATCTAGGATTTTGTTTTCCAAGTGAAACGCTATTGCTTGTTGAGTTGAGGTACTTGGCAGCTCAGGGTGAATTCGATTCGATCCCATCATCAATATCCAACCTCTCAAATTTAGAAACTCTTCTTGTCAAAAGTCATACTACAGCTGTATTGCCAGATACTATCTGGAATATGCAGAAATTAGGACATCTGCATGGTGATTTTAGCTTGCTTGGGTCTAGTTTGGCCACAGAAAACCTTGAAATGTCCTCTGCCTTACACAACTTAGACACCTTTTCTGTCCTTAGGCTTTCTTCTGGGCAAAGCATTGAAAAGATACTGAGGAAGTTGCCAAACATCCGCAGACTAAAATGCAGACTCTTAGAATCCGGGAAATCTACTGGGGATTGCAACAGGACTGTGGCAGTGCAGTTTTTGAGTCGACTACAATCACTCCACCTGTCCTCATCATTTGGAAGAGTAAAGTATCATAGCGAGCTTCATTTTCCCTCGAACCTAAAGAAACTGTCTCTGTCATACTTGCATTCGAGTATAATTCCAGAACTGAGAGATCTATCCAATCTTGAGGTACTCAAATTACTTTCCATTCACTGTGAGGAGAATACTTGGGACATGGAAGAAGAATGGGAACTCCCAAAACTCAGATTCCTGAAGTTAGGATCCTTGGACATTGTGAGATGGACCAGCACAGGCGATCATTTTCCCCGTCTTGAGAAATTAGTGCTGCAGCAATGTCGCAAACTAGAAGAGATCCCTTCCTGCTTAGAGGTTATTGAACCTCTTGAAATAATTGAGGTGCGTCACTGTCCAGTCTTGGATAAAAGTTTACTTTGGAAGATTGAGGAGGAACAGAAGAGCTCAGGAAATTATGATTTCAAGATCTTTATCTTCCAGTGA
- the LOC113772268 gene encoding uncharacterized protein LOC113772268 yields the protein MVIQASSMDHGQYRINITIIILWQIWKARNKKVFERINPTSNKIVKKAQEEWIEYELTKETEREEPSNAAMSQQQQQQSRRKTSKEGVIKLHIDAVISARMIRTRQDIIARNWIGEIVKAKGIVHQRKSEASIVEALAIRNALVMAKDAGWTKIEVYTDCKSVVDQINTRIVNNYNIATVLEDIQELRQWFQSCSFSFVHRAENRCSHELAQFASKT from the coding sequence ATGGTAATACAAGCAAGCTCAATGGACCATGGCCAATACAGGATCAACATCACAATCATCATATTATGGCAAATCTGGAAAGCTCGGAACAAAAAGGTGTTTGAAAGAATCAATCCAACCTCAAACAAGATTGTGAAGAAGGCACAAGAAGAATGGATAGAGTATGAACTGACAAAGGAAACTGAAAGGGAAGAACCAAGCAATGCTGCTATgtcacaacaacaacaacaacaaagcaGGAGGAAAACATCAAAGGAAGGAGTCATCAAGTTGCATATTGATGCAGTAATATCTGCAAGAATGATAAGAACGAGGCAAGACATAATAGCAAGGAACTGGATAGGAGAAATTGTGAAGGCAAAAGGGATAGTACATCAAAGAAAGAGTGAAGCCAGCATAGTGGAAGCACTAGCTATAAGAAATGCATTAGTGATGGCCAAAGATGCAGGGTGGACCAAAATAGAGGTCTACACAGACTGCAAATCAGTGGTGGATCAAATCAACACACGCATTGTAAATAACTACAACATTGCAACTGTTTTGGAAGATATTCAGGAGTTAAGGCAATGGTTTCAAAGCTGTAGCTTTTCTTTTGTGCATAGAGCAGAAAATAGATGCAGCCATGAACTAGCTCAATTTGCGTCCAAGACATAG